Below is a genomic region from Nocardioides panacis.
CTACGTCATGAAGCTCTACAGCCCCTCGGCGCAGAGCTCCCGGACGCTGAACGGCGACTACGCCGGTGCGCAGCAGCTCGCGGACTGGAAGCACCACGTCCGCACCGGCTGGTCCGGCGTGGGCATCGACCACGTCGAGAGCAGCGGGATCTCCGACGCCCCGGAGATCGGCGACAAGCTCGAGGTGCGCGCCTTCGTGTCCCTCGGGTCGCTCTCGCCGGACGACGTCGACGTCCAGGTGATCCACGGCCGGATCCGGCACGAGGACGACCTGGTCGACACGACCGTCTCGTCGCTCGCGCTGGGGGAGACCTACGAGGCCGGCCGGCACCGCTTCGAGGGCACCGTGTCGCTGGCGACCTCCGGCCCGTTCGGCTACACCGTGCGGGTGCTCCCGAAGAACCCGCACCTCGCCTCGGCCGCCGAGCTGGGCTTCGTCACCCTGCCGCACTACTGACCGACCGTGTGACGACCCCCCGCCCCTCCGGGTCGGGGGGTCGTCTCACACCTGGCGCAGCACGATCAGCGAGCGGGGCTCGATGTCGATGACCTCGCCGGCCGACAGCACCTCGCCGAGGGGGTGGCCGGAGTCGGTGCTCAGCACCACCTCGCCGGCGACCACCCACTGGTTGGCCGGCAGCTTGGCCTTGCCCGGCTCGGAGTGCGCGTGGAACCACATCAGGAACGACGAGTCGTGCTGCTCCTCGCCGTGGGGCCCCGGTGCCCGCAGCGGCTGGCCGGAGACGAACATCCCGAGGGTGTGCAGCCGCTCGTCGTACCAGTCCGCCTCGGTCATCTCCCGGCCCTCGGGGTGCACCCAGGCGAGGTCCTTCGGGCCGCCGCGCCGGGTCGGCCGGCCCTCCAGGAAGTGCCGCTGCCGCAGCGCCGGGTGCTCGCGCCGGAGCCGGAGCGCGGTCTTCGCCACGTCGTACAGGTCCAGCCAGGCGTCGTCGGGCCGCCAGTCCAGCCAGGACGTCTCGTTGTCCTGGCCGTAGGCGTTGTTGTTGCCGCGCTGGGTGCGGCCCCGCTCGTCACCGGCGGTGATCATCGGGACGCCGGCCGACAGCAGCAGGGTGGCCAGCAGGTTCGCGGCCTGCTTGTGCCGCAGCGCGGTGACGACCGGGTCGTCGGTGTCACCCTCGACCCCGCAGTTCCAGGACCGGTTGTTGTCGGTGCCGTCGCGGTTGTGCTCGCCGTTGGCCTCGTTGTGCTTGTGGTCGTAGGAGACCAGGTCGCGCAGCGTGAAGCCGTCGTGCGCGGTGACGAAGTTGACCGAGGCGTACGGCGAGCGGCCGTCGTCGGCGTACAGGTCGGAGGAGCCGGACAGCCGGGAGGCCACGTCGCGGATGCCGCCGGAGCGCAGCCGCCAGAAGTCCCGCAGGGTGTCGCGGTACTTGTCGTTCCACTCGCACCACGGCGGCGGGAACCGGCCCACCTGGTAGCCGTCCATGCTCGCGTCCCACGGCTCGGCGATCAGCTTCACGTGCCGCAGCACCGGGTCCTGCCCGATCGTGGTGATGAAGTGCCCGCTGAGGTCGACCCGGTGCCCGGTGCGGGTCAGCGCCGGCGTCAGGTCGAACCGGAACCCGTCCACGTGCATCTCGGTGACCCAGTAGCGCAGCGAGTCCAGGATCAGCCGCAGCGCCGGCGGGTACGCCGCGTCGACCGTGTTGCCGCAGCCGGTGACGTCGAAGTAGGTGCCGCCGTCGTTCACCCAGTCGACGTGCTTGTAGTAGCCGATGTCGTCGAGGCCCCGGAAGCTGAGCACCGGCCCGAGCGGGCTGCCCTCGGCGGTGTGGTTGTAGACGACGTCGAGGATCACCTCGAGCCCGGCCTGGTGCAGCGCCTTGACCATCGCCTTGAACTCGCGGACCTGCTCGCCGCGGTCGCCGGCCGAGCTGTACCCGTTGTGCGGCGCGAAGTAGCCGATCGAGTTGTAGCCCCAGTAGTTGGTCAGCCCCGACTCGGCGAGGTCCGGCTCGGAGACGAACTGGTGCACCGGCAGCAGCTCGACGGTGGTGACCCCGAGGTCCTTGAGGTAGTGCACGGCGGCGTTCGTGGTCAGCCCGGCGTAGGTGCCGCGGATCGCCTCGGGCACCTCCTCGTGCAGCGCGGTGAACCCCTTCACGTGCATCTCGTAGACGATCGTGTCGGTCCACCGGTGCCGGGGCCGGACCTGCTCGTCGTCGCCCCAGTCGAAGTCGTCGTGCACGACGACCGAGCGAGGGACGTACGGCGCGGAGTCGACGTCGCTGCGGGGCCCGCGCTGCGCGGCTCGCACGTCGTCGAGGTCGCGGGACGCCGGCCGGGGGTAGCCGTAGATCGGGCCGTCCGGCACCACGGTGCCGCTGACCGCCCGGGCGTAGGGGTCCAGCAGCAGCTTGGCCGGGTTGAACATCCGGCCGCGGGTCGGCTCCCACGGACCGTCCGCGCGGAAGCCGTAGCGCTGACCGGGCGCGAGGCCGGGCAGTGCCCCGTGCCAGATGCCCAGCGTCTTCTCGGTCAGCCGCCAGCGGGTCTCCACGTCGGCGCCGTCGACCTCGTCGAACAGGCAGAGCTCGACGGAGGTGGCCTCTGGGGCGAACACCGCGAAGTTGGTGCTCTCCTCGTCCCACGTCGCGCCCAGGGGCTGATGGCTTCCGGGCCACGCGGACTTCGTCACCCGGACATTGTGCCGGACGACCTGGCTAGGCTCGGCGCGACAGCGACAGCGACGTGAGGAGAACGACGATGGGCGAGTTCGTACGGCTCGAGGTCGAGGACGGCGTGGGCACGATCCGGATCGACCGACCGAAGATGAACGCGCTCAACGTCCAGGTGCAGGAGGAGATCCGCGCGTGTGCCGCCGAGGCGGCCGAGCGGAACGACGTACGCGCCGTGATCGTGTACGGCGGCGAGCGGGTGTTCGCGGCCGGGGCCGACGTCAAGGAGATGGCGGAGATGTCCTACACCGACATGGTCGCCCGCTCGGGAGGTCTGCAGTCGGCGTTCACGGCGGTCGCGAAGATCCCCAAGCCCGTCGTCGCCGCGGTGACCGGCTACGCGCTGGGCGGCGGCTGCGAGCTCGCGATGTGCGCCGACGTGCGCATCGCGGGGGAGGGCGCCACGCTCGGCCAGCCGGAGATCCTGCTCGGCGTCATCCCCGGCGCCGGCGGCACCCAGCGGCTCGCCCGGCTGGTCGGCCCGGCCAAGGCCAAGGACATCATCTTCACCGGCCGGTTCGTGAAGGCCGACGAGGCGTTGCGGATCGGCCTGGTCGACCAGGTCGTGGCCGACGACCAGGTCTACGCCGCCGCCCGGACCTGGGCCCGGCAGTTCTCGGCAGCCGCCTCGTTCGCGCTCCGGGCGGCCAAGGAGTCGGTGGACCGGGGCCTCGAGACCGACCTCGAGACGGGGCTGGAGATCGAGCGGGTCCAGTTCGCGGCGCTGTTCGCGACCGAGGACCGCACCACCGGGATGCGCTCGTTCGTCGACAACGGCCCCGGCAAGGCGGAGTTCCAGGGGCGCTGAGGGTCGGCTAGGGTGCGGTCAACTCATCCCAAGGAGAACGCGTGACCGACACCGAGAAGCCCGTCGAGAAGACCGAGGAAGCCCCGGTGCAGCGGAAGAAGAAGGACCGCCAGGTCGGCCGCAAGGTCGTCGCGGGCACCAACGCGATCCGCGCACGCATCGCGTCGGTCGTCTGGCTCGTCGCCGTGGTGTGCGCGCTGTTCCTCGCGGTCGGTGCGCTGCTGGTCGCGCTCAAGATGAACCAGGACAACGCGATCGTCGCCTTCGTCCTCGACGGGGCTGCCAAGCTCGACTTCGGCTCGTTCAAGGACTTCACCGGCAAGGGCGCCGCCACCAAGGAGGCGCTGACCAACTGGGGCATCGCCGCGGTGATCTACCTCGTCGTCGGCAAGGTGCTGGACCGGATCATCCGCCCCTGACCAGGTGGCCGAGCGGGGTGGGGACGTGTGACTGACTCCACCCCGGACCCGGTTTCCAGCGTTGCTACGCGCGGGTAACCTCAGGACCAACCGACTCATCAGGAGGGGCCCTGCGGGGCCATGACGCCATGAACATTGTCGTATGCGTGAAGTACGTTCCGGACGCCACCGCCGACCGGCACTTCGAGGATGACAACACCGTCGACCGCGTCGGCGTGGACGGCCTGCTCTCCGAGCTCGACGAGTACGCCGTCGAGCAGGCCCTGCAGATCAAGGAGAAGCAGGGCGACGACACCACCGTCACGGTGCTGACCGTCGGGCCCGACCAGGCCACCGACGCGATCCGCAAGGCCCTGCAGATGGGCGCCGACAAGGGCGTGCACGTGGTCGACGACGCGATCGCCGGCTCCGACGCGCTGGCCACGTCGCTGGTGCTCGCCGAGGCGGTCAAGAAGACCGAGCACGACCTGGTCGTGTGCGGGATGGCCTCCACCGACGGCTCGATGGGCGTGGTCCCGGCGATGCTCGCCGAGCGGCTCGGCGTCCCGGCCGTCACCCTCGGCTCCGAGATCAGCCTGGAGGGAAGCACCGTCACCATCCGCCGCGACGGCGACACCGCCACCGAGACCATCGAGGGCACGCTGCCCCTGGTGCTGTCGGTGACCGACCAGTCCGGCGAGGCGCGCTACCCCTCCTTCAAGGGCATCATGGCCGCGAAGAAGAAGCCCCTGGAGACCTGGTCGCTGGCCGACCTCGGTCTCGAGCCGGCGCTGGTCGGCCTCTCCGCCGCCTGGAGCGCCGTCGAGGGCACCGAGGCCCGCCCGCCGCGCACGGCCGGCGAGGTCGTCACCGACGAGGACGGATCGGGCGCCACCGCGCTGGTCGAGTTCCTCGCGTCGAAGAAGTTCATCTGAGAGGGCTGATCAGCTATGAGTGAAGTTCTGGTTCTCGTCGACCACGTCGACGGCAAGGTCACCAAGCCCACCACCGAGCTGCTGACGATCGCCCGCCGCCTGGGCGAGCCGTCCGCGGTGCTGATCGGCGGGGACGCCGGCACCGCGGCGGAGACGCTGACGAAGTTCGGCGCCGAGAAGATCTACGTCGTCGACGATGCCGACGTGAAGGACTACCTGGTCGCACCGAAGGCCGAGATCCTCGCGCAGCTGGTGGAGAAGACCTCGCCGGCCGCCGTGCTGGTCCCGTCCGGCGGCGAGGGCAAGGAGATCGCCGGCCGCCTGGCGGTCAAGATCGACTCCGGCCTGATCACGGACGCGGTCGACGTCCGGGCCGGTGACGGGGGAGCGCCGGTGACCACGCAGTCGGTGTTCGCCGGCAACTTCACCGTCCAGGCGAAGGTCACCAAGGGCGTCCCGGTCATCACCGTCAAGCCCAACTCCACGACCCCGGAGGCCGTCGACGGCGCCGGGACGCAGGAGCCGTTCGCGGCGACGATCAGCGACACCGCCAAGGGTGCGCGGATCACCAAGTCCGAGCCCCGCAAGGCCTCCGGCCGCCCCGAGCTGACCGAGGCCGCGATCGTGGTCTCCGGCGGCCGCGGCACCGGCGGCAACTTCGAGCCGGTCGAGGGCTTCGCCGACTCGCTCGGTGCCGCGGTCGGCGCCTCGCGCGCGGCCGTGGACTCCGGCTGGATGCCGCACGCGTTCCAGGTCGGCCAGACCGGCAAGACGGTCTCCCCGCAGCTGTACGTCGCGAACGGCATCTCCGGGGCCATCCAGCACCGGGCCGGCATGCAGACCTCCAAGACCATCGTCGCGGTCAACAAGGACGAGGAGGCGCCGATCTTCGAGCTCGTCGACTTCGGCGTCGTCGGGGACCTGCACGCGGTGCTGCCGAAGGCGACCGAGCAGATCGTCGCGCGCAAGGGCTGACGCCCGCCGCTGCACCGAGCCCCTGGACCTACGGGTCCGGGGGCCCGTGGCATCCTGCCGCTCAGGCGTGCTGGCCCACGCCGTCCCAGCGCGGCACGATGACCTCGGCGCGCTGGTCCGCGGCGGCCGGCAGGACGAGCACGAACGTGGTGCCGCCGATCCGGTTGCGCAGCTCGAGGCTGCCGCCGTTGCGGACCATCAGCGACCGTGCCCCGTGCAGCCCGCCGACCGCCCGGGCGGCGTCGAGCGCCGACATGCCCGGCCCGCGGTCGGTCACCGAGATCTCGATGCGTGCGTCGATCGCGACCACGTGCACCGTGACCGGGCTGCGCGGCGCATGGGTGGCCGCGTTGGCGAGCAGCCGCTCGACGGCGGCGGCCAGGTCACCGGATCGGGCGTGCGCGACGCCGACGCCGCCCCGGAGCCGGATCTCCTGGCCGGCCTCGAGACGCGGGCGTACGACGGCGGCGACCACCTCGGTGACGTCGAAGTCAGTGACCTGCTCGGTTCCGGGCCCGACGGCAGCGGTGTGCGGGTCGCCGGACAGCTGCCGGGTGCGGTGCTCGACGGCCGCCACCAGCCGGGTGGACTCCAGCAGGTCGACGTACGCGCTGTGCGCGGTGATCATCGCGACCGAGGCGAGCAGCGCGGAGGACGGCAGGGCCCAGGTGCCGGGACGCAGCTGGTCCAGCGCGTTGAGCAGCTCGACGACGCCGAGCGAGGCGTACAGCGGGGCGACCCGGCCGGCCCAGGGCTGGACGGCGTCGCGGACGGAGGCGGCCAGGCCGATGGCCACCCAGGCACCGGCCAGCGCCACCTCGACCACCACGCCGAGCAGCACCGGCCCGGAGACCCGGTCCGGCGTGACGGCGACCAGCCCGGCGAGGCCGGCCAGACCGAGCAGCGCGGTGACGACGGAGACCCGGAGGGTGCGCACCCAGTCCGTCGGCCGGCCCTCGTCGGTGACCGTCATCGCCCGCAGGGCGAGCGCCAGGCAGCCGGCCGTCCCGAGGGCGCGGGCGCCGAGGGCGGGGCCGGGCTGCACGTCGTGGCGCAGCACCTGGCCGACGAGGTTGCCCACGGGCAGGCTGATCAGGCAGAGCGCGACCATCGCGGCCGCGAGCAGACCGCTGTGCGGGTCGGTGGTGACCCGCCAGCGGGCCAGCCGCAGCACCGCCGCGGCCAGGAAGAGGGCGGCGGCGCCGAGCGCGAACGCGTCGCGGGCCAGCGCGTCGGGGGAGAGGCTCTCGACGTTGAGCAGCGCGACCAGGGAGACCAGCGCGGTGCCCACCGAGACGGCCAGCACGCAGGGGCCCAGCACGCTGCCCGGCCCGGGGATCTGGAGCTCCCCGGGCTCGCGGTCTGCTCGTTCCCCGGCCATACCAGGAGTCTGCGTGGCGGACCGGGCAGCCACGACCCCCGTTGGGCTCGGGTGCGCAGTCGAACAGGTCGGCTGAATAGCCCGTTCGGGCCATCCGCGACTAGAGGACGAGCGTCTCCCCGGACCAGCGTCGGCGCAGCCACCGGTCGTGACTGGCCACCACGACGGTGCCCGACGAGTGCTGCAGGGACTCCTCGAGCTCGTCGGCCAGGGCCAGCGAGATGTGGTTGGTGGGCTCGTCGAGCAGCAGCAGGTCCGGCTTGCGGGCGACCAGGATCGCCAGCCCGAGCCGGCGCTGCTGGCCGGTGCTGAGCACGCCGACCGGCCGGGAGAGCTCCCGCGGGTGCAGCAGGCCGAGCTCGTGCAGCGGGACCGGCGAGCCGGTGGCCGCCTCGTACGCCTCCGCGGCGCTGCGCTCGGGTCGCCCGAACACCACGTCCTGGGGCAGGTGCCCCACCAGCCGCGCGGCCACCGTCACCTCCCCGGAGGTCGGCGCCAGCTCACGGGCGACGACCTTGAGCAGCGTCGACTTCCCCGACCCGTTGGCGCCGGTGACCAGCAGCCGCCCGCCCGCCGGTACGTCGACCCGGGGCAGGTCCAGCCGGCCGGCCACCCTCAGGTCGCGGACCGCGACGACCGTGCCGTTCGAGCGGCGCTGCGCGAGCACGCCGTGGAACCCGAACGGTGCCGGCGGCTCGGGGATCCTGTCCCGCTCGAGCACGTCGATGCGCCGTTCGGCGTCCCGGACCCGCCGGCTGACCGTGCGGGCGACGTTCTGCCCCTTGAAGTGGTGGATGAACTTGTCGCCGTCGCGCGGCGGACGACCGTGCGCCACCTGCCGGGCGGTGGTCTCCGCCGACTCGCGCAGCGCGGCGAGCTCGTCCTGCTGGGCCTCGAAGGCGGTCTGCCAGCGGCGCCGGGCGGCCCGCTTGGCGGCCAGGTAGGCGGTGTACCCGCCGGTGAACCGGTTGCCGCCCTCGCCGTCGACACCGAGGTGCGACGGGTCGAGGTCGACCACCGCGCCGCACACCGCGTCGAGGAAGGCCCGGTCGTGGCTGGCGACCACGGCCACGCCGGGCAGCGAGACCAGGAACTCCTCGAGGAGCGCGGTGGCCTGGTCGTCGAGGTGGTTGGTGGGCTCGTCGAGCAGCACGCAGCCCGGCCGCCGGGTGACCAGCGCCGCCAGCGCGAGCCGGCTGCGCTGGCCGCCGGACATCGTGGCCACCGGCCGGCGGCGGTCGAGCTCGCCGAGCCCGAGCCGGGCGGCGGCCTCGTCGGCGCGGCGGTCGGCGTCCCAGGCCTCGTGCAGGCTGGCCCAGGTCAGCGTCGCGTCGTACTCCTCGGCGGCGTCCGCGTCCTCGAGGAGAGGGGCGAGCTCCTCGAGCCGGGCGACCGCCGCGTGCAGCGGGGCGAGGGCGGCGTCGAGGACGTCCCCGATGGTCGCCCCGTCCGGGAAGTCCGGCTCCTGCGCGAGGTACCCGAGGTCGTCGGGACGCTCCACCGACCCCGCGTCCGGCTCCTCGACGCCGGCGAGCAGGCGCAGCAGCGTCGACTTGCCGGCGCCGTTCTCGCCGACCACACCGAGCGGCTCGCCGGGCTGGGCCAGGAGGTCGACGCCGTCGAGGACGACGCGGTCTCCGTAGGTGCGCGACAGGTCGCGACCGAC
It encodes:
- the glgX gene encoding glycogen debranching protein GlgX, producing the protein MTKSAWPGSHQPLGATWDEESTNFAVFAPEATSVELCLFDEVDGADVETRWRLTEKTLGIWHGALPGLAPGQRYGFRADGPWEPTRGRMFNPAKLLLDPYARAVSGTVVPDGPIYGYPRPASRDLDDVRAAQRGPRSDVDSAPYVPRSVVVHDDFDWGDDEQVRPRHRWTDTIVYEMHVKGFTALHEEVPEAIRGTYAGLTTNAAVHYLKDLGVTTVELLPVHQFVSEPDLAESGLTNYWGYNSIGYFAPHNGYSSAGDRGEQVREFKAMVKALHQAGLEVILDVVYNHTAEGSPLGPVLSFRGLDDIGYYKHVDWVNDGGTYFDVTGCGNTVDAAYPPALRLILDSLRYWVTEMHVDGFRFDLTPALTRTGHRVDLSGHFITTIGQDPVLRHVKLIAEPWDASMDGYQVGRFPPPWCEWNDKYRDTLRDFWRLRSGGIRDVASRLSGSSDLYADDGRSPYASVNFVTAHDGFTLRDLVSYDHKHNEANGEHNRDGTDNNRSWNCGVEGDTDDPVVTALRHKQAANLLATLLLSAGVPMITAGDERGRTQRGNNNAYGQDNETSWLDWRPDDAWLDLYDVAKTALRLRREHPALRQRHFLEGRPTRRGGPKDLAWVHPEGREMTEADWYDERLHTLGMFVSGQPLRAPGPHGEEQHDSSFLMWFHAHSEPGKAKLPANQWVVAGEVVLSTDSGHPLGEVLSAGEVIDIEPRSLIVLRQV
- a CDS encoding enoyl-CoA hydratase/isomerase family protein, which produces MGEFVRLEVEDGVGTIRIDRPKMNALNVQVQEEIRACAAEAAERNDVRAVIVYGGERVFAAGADVKEMAEMSYTDMVARSGGLQSAFTAVAKIPKPVVAAVTGYALGGGCELAMCADVRIAGEGATLGQPEILLGVIPGAGGTQRLARLVGPAKAKDIIFTGRFVKADEALRIGLVDQVVADDQVYAAARTWARQFSAAASFALRAAKESVDRGLETDLETGLEIERVQFAALFATEDRTTGMRSFVDNGPGKAEFQGR
- a CDS encoding electron transfer flavoprotein subunit beta/FixA family protein; translated protein: MKYVPDATADRHFEDDNTVDRVGVDGLLSELDEYAVEQALQIKEKQGDDTTVTVLTVGPDQATDAIRKALQMGADKGVHVVDDAIAGSDALATSLVLAEAVKKTEHDLVVCGMASTDGSMGVVPAMLAERLGVPAVTLGSEISLEGSTVTIRRDGDTATETIEGTLPLVLSVTDQSGEARYPSFKGIMAAKKKPLETWSLADLGLEPALVGLSAAWSAVEGTEARPPRTAGEVVTDEDGSGATALVEFLASKKFI
- a CDS encoding electron transfer flavoprotein subunit alpha/FixB family protein, with the translated sequence MSEVLVLVDHVDGKVTKPTTELLTIARRLGEPSAVLIGGDAGTAAETLTKFGAEKIYVVDDADVKDYLVAPKAEILAQLVEKTSPAAVLVPSGGEGKEIAGRLAVKIDSGLITDAVDVRAGDGGAPVTTQSVFAGNFTVQAKVTKGVPVITVKPNSTTPEAVDGAGTQEPFAATISDTAKGARITKSEPRKASGRPELTEAAIVVSGGRGTGGNFEPVEGFADSLGAAVGASRAAVDSGWMPHAFQVGQTGKTVSPQLYVANGISGAIQHRAGMQTSKTIVAVNKDEEAPIFELVDFGVVGDLHAVLPKATEQIVARKG
- a CDS encoding sensor histidine kinase, translating into MAGERADREPGELQIPGPGSVLGPCVLAVSVGTALVSLVALLNVESLSPDALARDAFALGAAALFLAAAVLRLARWRVTTDPHSGLLAAAMVALCLISLPVGNLVGQVLRHDVQPGPALGARALGTAGCLALALRAMTVTDEGRPTDWVRTLRVSVVTALLGLAGLAGLVAVTPDRVSGPVLLGVVVEVALAGAWVAIGLAASVRDAVQPWAGRVAPLYASLGVVELLNALDQLRPGTWALPSSALLASVAMITAHSAYVDLLESTRLVAAVEHRTRQLSGDPHTAAVGPGTEQVTDFDVTEVVAAVVRPRLEAGQEIRLRGGVGVAHARSGDLAAAVERLLANAATHAPRSPVTVHVVAIDARIEISVTDRGPGMSALDAARAVGGLHGARSLMVRNGGSLELRNRIGGTTFVLVLPAAADQRAEVIVPRWDGVGQHA
- a CDS encoding ABC-F family ATP-binding cassette domain-containing protein, whose product is MSEALLPGPSALVGRDLSRTYGDRVVLDGVDLLAQPGEPLGVVGENGAGKSTLLRLLAGVEEPDAGSVERPDDLGYLAQEPDFPDGATIGDVLDAALAPLHAAVARLEELAPLLEDADAAEEYDATLTWASLHEAWDADRRADEAAARLGLGELDRRRPVATMSGGQRSRLALAALVTRRPGCVLLDEPTNHLDDQATALLEEFLVSLPGVAVVASHDRAFLDAVCGAVVDLDPSHLGVDGEGGNRFTGGYTAYLAAKRAARRRWQTAFEAQQDELAALRESAETTARQVAHGRPPRDGDKFIHHFKGQNVARTVSRRVRDAERRIDVLERDRIPEPPAPFGFHGVLAQRRSNGTVVAVRDLRVAGRLDLPRVDVPAGGRLLVTGANGSGKSTLLKVVARELAPTSGEVTVAARLVGHLPQDVVFGRPERSAAEAYEAATGSPVPLHELGLLHPRELSRPVGVLSTGQQRRLGLAILVARKPDLLLLDEPTNHISLALADELEESLQHSSGTVVVASHDRWLRRRWSGETLVL